The proteins below are encoded in one region of Coffea arabica cultivar ET-39 chromosome 4c, Coffea Arabica ET-39 HiFi, whole genome shotgun sequence:
- the LOC140004770 gene encoding uncharacterized protein gives MTDLLAHVVQQQGQPPIQLPGNPGHVIESEDRALERFQKFSPPKFLGGSDPDVAKKWLEKMIDIFAALHYSEERQVTFAVFQLEGAARSWWNVIRMKWDREQTPRTWVNFMREFNAKYFSPLVQEKKEDEFIRLRQGTQSVAEYESQFTRLSKFAPELILTEQRRVRRFTQGLNVEIQKDLAVAQISTFSDAVEKALRVENARLQVRNFQVKKWGFSVSSSTQGDKGTPPKFGRGAGGGRQPGMARGTPSRGGHNGRGPQKSTSQGSSASVARGPCGFCGKPNHTEDNCWRKERRCLRCGSAEHQIANCPVLPREARATTQSSKANSGQSKVEGTKPKVPARVYSLEQQQVPDPSGVVEGERKVLGNLISLAIKGYDVILGMDWLARYDAQLDCKRKIVELRIPGEATVRLDVRGSLASSALISGHVISKEGITVDPAKVKAVAEWKRPENPTEIRSFLGLAGYYRRFVKDFGVYIWGV, from the exons atgactgacctGTTGGCCCACGTAGTCCAACAGCAGGGCCAACCTCCTATCCAGCTACCTGGGAACCCTGGCCATGTAATAGAGAGTGAAGATCGGGCCCTAgaaagatttcagaagttctctccaccaaAATTTCTAGGCGGGTCAGATCCGGACGTGGCCAAAAAGTGGttagagaaaatgatagatatCTTTGCCGCCCTACACTATTCAGAGGAGAGGCAGGTTACTTTCGCTGTCTTTCAATTGGAGGGGGCCgcgcgttcttggtggaacgtgatacgaATGAAGTGGGACCGGGAGCAAACACCAAGAACATGGGTAAACTTTATGCGAGAATTCAATGCGAAATACTTTTCCCCTCTAGTccaggaaaagaaggaggacgagtttattaggCTCCGCCAGGGGACTCAATCGGTGgctgagtacgagagccagtttactcgTTTATCCAAGTTTGCCCCTGAACTCATTCTAACGGAGCAAAGAAGAGTTCGGCGTTTTACTCAGgggctcaatgtggaaattcaaaaggatctggcggtagcccaaatCAGTACGTTTAGTGACGCCGTGGAGAAAGCTTTGCGAGTTGAAAATGCAAGGCTTCAAGTAAGGAACTTTCAGGTGAAAAAATGGGGGTTCTCTGTGAGTAGTTCGACCCAAGGAGATAAAgggacccctcccaagtttggacgaggagcCGGTGGAGGAAGGCAACCGGGGATGGCGCGAGGGACTCCATCGAGGGGTGGTCACAATGGACGGGGCCCGCAGAAAAGCACCTCACAGGGAAGTTCGGCCTCCGTTGCACGCGGACCCTGTGGATTTTGTGGAAAACCAAACCACACTGAGGACAACTGTTGGAGGAAGGAGAGAAGATGCTTGCGCTGCGGGAGTGCAGAGCATCAAATAGCTAACTGCCCAGTGTTACCTCGGGAGGCGAGAGCAACCACCCAATCGTCAAAGGCCAACTCGGGACAGTCCAAGGTAGAAGGGACAAAGCCAAAGGTGCCAGCTCGGGTTTACTCCCTTGAGCAACAACAAGTCCCTGATCCCTCTGgggttgtagaag gagagaggaaggTTTTAGGGAATCTTATAAGTTTAGCTATAAAGGGGTACGACGTTAtactgggtatggactggctagcaaGGTACGATGCACAACTTGATTGTAAGAGGAAAATAGTGGAACTTCGTATACCGGGGGAAGCAACCGTAAGGCTAGATGTAAGAGGtagtttagcctcatctgcattgaTCTCAG GACATGTGATTTCCAAAGAAGGTATCACGGTAGACCCCGCGAAAGTAAAGGCGGTAGCtgaatggaagaggccagaaaatcccaccgaGATCCGCAGTTTTTtagggttggctgggtactaTAGACGCTTTGTTAAAGACTTTGGGGTGTATATTTGGGGTGTATAA